One Glycine max cultivar Williams 82 chromosome 3, Glycine_max_v4.0, whole genome shotgun sequence DNA window includes the following coding sequences:
- the LOC100790028 gene encoding protein NIM1-INTERACTING 1 — protein MEGEERRKRKIENEEENEEQKMEKFFALIKRTKDVRDRFCKEKLTDTKKIDGERAAAVSTIWNPKFQPEDFIDSGETAKRNNIINIVSGHDHAAVPSEKELIIEKKQDLQEATTATPAAAQDNEEKDKASEHFLDLDLTL, from the coding sequence ATGGaaggagaagaaagaaggaagagaaaaatagagaatgaagaagaaaatgaggagCAGAAGATGGAAAAGTTCTTTGCCTTGATAAAGAGGACAAAGGATGTTCGCGATCGTTTCTGTAAGGAGAAATTAACAGATACTAAGAAGATTGATGGAGAAAGGGCAGCTGCAGTGAGTACTATTTGGAACCCAAAGTTTCAACCAGAAGACTTCATCGATTCTGGAGAAACGGCAaagagaaataatattattaatattgtttCAGGTCATGATCATGCAGCTGTTCCTTCAGAGAAAGAATTGATCATAGAAAAGAAACAAGATTTACAAGAAGCAACCACGGCAACACCAGCAGCAGCCCAAGATAATGAAGAGAAAGACAAAGCAAGTGAACATTTTTTAGACTTGGATCttactttataa